In Chryseobacterium gleum, a single genomic region encodes these proteins:
- a CDS encoding phospho-sugar mutase, which produces MNTLEKAKLWLSDTFDKETRDAVQLLIDSNSPDLEDSFYRELEFGTGGMRGIMGVGTNRLNKYTLGQATQGLANYMLQQFKGEEIKVAIAYDVRNNSKEFGKLVADVLTANGIKVLLFKDHRPTPELSFTVRDKKCNGGIVLTASHNPPEYNGYKVYWNDGAQIVPPNDEAIIKEVYSVKFEEIKFDGNDDLIEWIGEEQDDVYIDACIENSTYQNVGKENLNIVFTSIHGTTYTTVPKALAKAGFKKVDLVKEQMIPSGNFPTVDSPNPEEPAALEMALDLARITNADIVIGTDPDGDRLGIAVRNLDGEMQLLNGNQTNTILTYYILNEWRKQERITGKEFIGSTIVTSDIFFDIAQKFGVECKVGLTGFKWIGKMIREAEGKQKFVCGGEESFGFMTGDFVRDKDSCGSILLACEIAAWCKANGRTMYQYMIEIYEDLGMYYEGLINIVRKGKEGAEEIQNMMKNFRENPPKELAGSPVEVVKDFKEQTSLTISTNEKKVMNDIPASNVLIYYTQDGTKVCVRPSGTEPKIKFYVSVKDSITSEADFRDKLKSLEAKIGAVKTDLKLD; this is translated from the coding sequence ATGAATACACTAGAAAAAGCGAAACTTTGGTTAAGTGATACCTTCGATAAAGAAACGAGAGACGCTGTACAATTACTGATTGACAGCAATTCCCCTGATCTGGAAGATTCTTTCTACAGAGAACTGGAATTCGGGACAGGAGGAATGCGCGGGATAATGGGAGTAGGAACCAACCGCTTGAATAAATATACATTAGGTCAGGCTACACAGGGATTGGCAAACTATATGCTGCAGCAGTTTAAGGGAGAGGAAATTAAAGTGGCCATCGCTTATGATGTTCGTAATAACTCAAAAGAATTCGGAAAGCTGGTGGCAGATGTTTTAACAGCCAACGGAATTAAAGTATTGCTTTTCAAAGACCACAGACCGACACCGGAATTGTCTTTTACTGTTCGTGATAAAAAATGCAACGGAGGAATTGTATTGACAGCCTCTCATAATCCGCCGGAATATAACGGTTACAAAGTATACTGGAACGACGGAGCACAGATTGTTCCACCTAATGATGAAGCCATTATCAAGGAAGTATATTCTGTAAAATTTGAAGAAATTAAATTTGACGGAAATGATGATCTGATCGAATGGATCGGAGAGGAGCAGGACGATGTATATATCGATGCATGCATTGAAAACTCTACCTATCAGAATGTTGGAAAAGAAAACTTAAATATTGTTTTCACATCTATCCACGGAACAACCTACACAACCGTTCCTAAAGCTCTTGCAAAAGCAGGATTCAAAAAAGTGGATCTTGTTAAAGAACAGATGATCCCAAGCGGAAATTTCCCGACAGTAGATTCTCCAAACCCGGAAGAACCTGCGGCGCTTGAAATGGCCCTGGATCTGGCGAGAATCACCAATGCTGACATTGTGATCGGAACAGACCCGGATGGGGACAGATTAGGGATTGCAGTAAGAAATCTTGATGGCGAAATGCAACTTTTGAACGGTAATCAAACCAATACAATCCTTACTTATTATATCCTGAATGAATGGAGAAAGCAGGAAAGAATTACAGGAAAAGAATTTATAGGTTCTACGATTGTAACCTCGGATATTTTCTTTGACATAGCACAAAAATTCGGAGTTGAATGTAAAGTAGGGCTTACCGGATTCAAATGGATCGGGAAAATGATCCGTGAAGCAGAAGGAAAGCAGAAATTTGTGTGTGGTGGAGAGGAAAGTTTCGGATTTATGACCGGAGATTTTGTTCGTGACAAAGATTCTTGTGGAAGTATCCTTTTAGCATGTGAAATTGCAGCATGGTGTAAAGCCAACGGAAGAACAATGTACCAGTACATGATCGAGATTTACGAAGATCTTGGAATGTATTACGAAGGATTGATCAATATTGTAAGAAAAGGAAAAGAAGGCGCTGAAGAGATTCAGAATATGATGAAAAACTTCCGTGAAAATCCTCCAAAAGAATTGGCAGGATCACCGGTAGAAGTAGTTAAGGATTTCAAGGAACAGACAAGTCTTACCATTTCTACCAACGAGAAAAAAGTAATGAATGATATTCCTGCATCCAATGTATTGATCTATTACACACAGGATGGAACAAAAGTATGTGTGAGGCCATCAGGAACAGAACCAAAAATCAAGTTCTATGTTTCTGTGAAGGATTCCATTACTTCAGAAGCGGATTTCAGAGATAAATTAAAATCATTGGAAGCTAAAATCGGAGCCGTTAAAACAGATTTGAAACTGGATTAA
- a CDS encoding glycosyltransferase family 2 protein: MNLSIVIPLLNEEDSLEELFSRIDKVCTTSNLSYEIWFVDDGSTDLSWSIIENMKVQHPQIHAIKFSRNYGKSQALHAAFERTNGEVVITMDADLQDFPEEIPELYNMVINDNYDIVSGWKKKRFDNVMTKNIPSKLFNAAARKVSGVYLHDFNCGLKAYKRQVVKSVDVYGDMHRYIPVLAANAGFRRITEKEVKHQARPYGTSKFGTERFIRGFLDLITLWFVSRFGGRPMHFFGAVGTLMFIVGFLSALWLGISKLIDVARGIYGHLITNNPWFYIALTMMIMGTLLFIAGFLGEMIIRTNREHKNYNIDEVI, translated from the coding sequence ATGAATTTATCTATAGTTATTCCGTTACTGAACGAAGAAGACTCTCTGGAAGAGCTTTTTTCAAGAATCGATAAAGTATGCACAACCAGTAATTTATCTTATGAAATCTGGTTTGTAGACGATGGAAGTACGGATTTGTCGTGGAGTATTATTGAGAATATGAAAGTACAGCATCCTCAGATCCACGCAATTAAATTTTCCAGAAATTATGGAAAATCCCAGGCGCTTCATGCTGCCTTTGAAAGAACAAACGGTGAGGTAGTGATTACCATGGATGCCGATTTACAGGATTTCCCTGAAGAAATTCCGGAACTGTATAATATGGTGATCAATGATAATTATGATATCGTTTCCGGCTGGAAAAAGAAGCGTTTTGACAATGTAATGACAAAAAATATTCCTTCAAAACTATTCAATGCTGCAGCAAGAAAAGTATCAGGAGTTTATCTTCACGATTTCAATTGCGGTCTGAAAGCCTATAAAAGACAGGTTGTAAAATCTGTTGATGTATATGGGGATATGCACCGCTATATTCCGGTATTGGCTGCCAATGCGGGTTTCAGAAGAATTACTGAAAAAGAAGTGAAGCATCAGGCAAGACCTTACGGAACTTCGAAATTCGGAACGGAAAGATTTATCAGAGGATTTCTGGATTTGATAACCCTTTGGTTTGTAAGCCGTTTCGGGGGAAGACCAATGCATTTCTTCGGAGCAGTAGGAACTTTAATGTTTATTGTCGGTTTCCTCTCTGCACTTTGGCTGGGAATTTCTAAACTGATTGATGTCGCCAGAGGAATTTATGGACATTTAATCACCAATAATCCATGGTTCTATATTGCCTTAACAATGATGATCATGGGAACACTTCTCTTTATCGCAGGATTCTTAGGAGAAATGATTATCAGAACCAACCGTGAGCATAAGAATTATAATATTGATGAAGTGATATAA
- the kdsB gene encoding 3-deoxy-manno-octulosonate cytidylyltransferase, with protein MKIIAVIPARYEASRFPGKLMQILGEKTVITTTYQNVVETGLFDEVFVATDSEIIFDEIQKNAGKAVMTGQHETGSDRIAEAVQHIDCDIVINVQGDEPFLKLEPLQQLIEVFRHDDQQEISLASLKIQLHEKEEIENPNNVKVITDNNGFALYFSRSVIPFHREVSYDVSYFKHIGVYAFRKKALLQFSKLAMKPLEISEKIECIRYLEYGMKIKMIETNFIGVGIDTPEDLEKARKLI; from the coding sequence ATGAAAATAATCGCTGTTATTCCTGCCCGCTACGAAGCAAGCCGTTTTCCAGGAAAACTGATGCAGATTTTAGGAGAAAAAACCGTTATTACCACAACGTATCAGAATGTAGTGGAAACCGGACTGTTTGATGAAGTATTTGTCGCTACAGACTCTGAAATTATTTTTGACGAAATTCAAAAAAACGCTGGAAAGGCCGTAATGACAGGCCAGCATGAGACCGGAAGCGACCGTATTGCCGAAGCTGTACAGCATATAGACTGTGATATCGTGATCAATGTTCAGGGGGATGAGCCTTTCCTTAAATTAGAGCCTTTACAACAGCTGATAGAAGTTTTCAGACATGATGATCAACAGGAAATCTCTTTAGCTTCTTTAAAAATACAGCTGCATGAAAAAGAAGAAATAGAAAACCCGAATAACGTAAAAGTGATTACAGATAACAATGGTTTTGCTTTGTATTTCAGCCGTTCCGTAATTCCTTTTCACAGGGAAGTTTCTTATGATGTAAGCTATTTTAAACATATTGGAGTTTATGCTTTCAGAAAGAAAGCTTTGCTGCAGTTTTCAAAACTGGCTATGAAACCTTTGGAAATATCCGAAAAAATAGAATGTATCCGCTATCTTGAATACGGAATGAAAATCAAAATGATTGAAACCAATTTCATAGGAGTGGGCATAGATACCCCGGAAGATCTGGAAAAAGCCAGAAAACTGATTTAA
- a CDS encoding DUF4199 domain-containing protein gives MTKSPSTLGIILFIATMIVFFVVYTFFSGINYFDISLKANAFLLPVLYAGAAFWSVKSYWNKHRVVKFKEAFKRAFVPMFIGGILSIFSIYAFLNFVDPAAKSLLNYQYVQRQKSELDTEYTSARKILKHQKDIDELDQKYKERLQSFTPEAVKGKDMLTASHFSGYFAAILIFYVVLSVFFGAFFRTRTIHQPEETNQA, from the coding sequence ATGACGAAAAGTCCATCAACACTAGGAATTATACTTTTTATCGCTACAATGATTGTTTTCTTTGTAGTATATACTTTTTTCTCAGGAATCAATTATTTTGATATCTCTTTGAAAGCCAACGCTTTTCTTTTGCCTGTTCTGTATGCAGGAGCGGCTTTCTGGTCTGTAAAATCTTACTGGAACAAGCATAGAGTAGTAAAATTCAAAGAAGCTTTCAAAAGAGCATTCGTACCAATGTTTATCGGAGGAATTCTTTCCATCTTCAGCATTTATGCTTTTTTAAACTTTGTAGATCCTGCTGCCAAAAGCCTTCTGAACTATCAATATGTTCAAAGACAAAAATCAGAACTGGATACAGAATATACCTCTGCAAGAAAAATTCTGAAGCACCAGAAGGATATTGATGAGCTGGATCAGAAATACAAGGAAAGATTACAAAGCTTCACTCCTGAAGCAGTTAAAGGAAAAGATATGCTTACTGCGAGTCATTTTTCAGGATATTTTGCAGCAATTCTTATATTTTACGTAGTTTTGTCGGTGTTTTTCGGAGCGTTTTTCAGAACAAGAACAATACATCAGCCCGAAGAAACAAATCAAGCCTAA
- a CDS encoding phosphatase PAP2 family protein — MKKLRFLLLPVSILVCSQEVDTLKIKELPKESELPKVQTYTLKDGSVRTYPKPKLLDFVTKLPRNFINTNKDFVAKDHGYYLGGAVAATLILLPFDQKLIDNSRELGERWGMDKDNNYHKIGGVFKIPKDIGSTLYLIGNGSTLVLIGIGFGTYGLIKNDYRAQATASGLMESLILSGVFTQTLKRITGRESPFIAEINGNKGGAWNPFPSFSEFSKNTSNYDAMPSGHLTTFMAGITVIADNYPDAKWIKPVGYTLAGALCFQMMQSKVHWASDYPLALLMGYFIGKTISKSRYTSSEGTIGKTKYNLNFVASRQWEYNMVGVKLSF; from the coding sequence ATGAAAAAACTGAGATTTCTACTCTTGCCAGTTTCAATACTGGTATGCTCACAAGAGGTTGATACATTGAAGATAAAAGAACTTCCAAAGGAATCTGAGTTGCCAAAAGTACAAACCTATACGTTAAAGGACGGATCTGTCAGAACCTATCCGAAACCGAAACTACTGGATTTTGTAACCAAATTACCCCGGAATTTTATCAATACCAATAAGGATTTCGTAGCCAAAGATCATGGTTATTATCTTGGAGGAGCAGTGGCTGCAACCCTTATTCTCTTACCTTTTGATCAAAAGCTTATTGACAATTCCAGAGAGCTGGGAGAAAGATGGGGAATGGATAAAGATAACAACTATCACAAAATTGGAGGTGTCTTTAAAATTCCTAAAGATATCGGTTCTACCTTATATCTGATAGGAAACGGTTCTACATTGGTGCTGATTGGTATTGGTTTCGGAACCTACGGTCTTATCAAAAATGATTACAGAGCACAGGCTACAGCCAGCGGTTTGATGGAAAGTTTAATTCTTTCCGGAGTTTTTACCCAAACCCTTAAAAGAATTACTGGGAGAGAAAGTCCTTTTATTGCTGAAATAAACGGGAATAAAGGAGGAGCATGGAATCCTTTCCCAAGCTTTTCAGAATTCAGTAAAAACACTTCGAATTATGATGCAATGCCTTCTGGACATTTAACAACCTTTATGGCTGGTATTACGGTGATTGCAGACAATTATCCGGATGCAAAGTGGATTAAGCCGGTAGGGTACACCTTAGCAGGAGCATTATGTTTTCAAATGATGCAGAGTAAAGTACACTGGGCTTCAGATTATCCTTTAGCCTTATTAATGGGATATTTTATCGGGAAAACAATCTCAAAAAGCAGATATACTTCATCAGAAGGAACGATAGGAAAAACAAAATATAATCTCAACTTTGTGGCATCTCGCCAATGGGAGTACAATATGGTAGGGGTAAAACTCTCTTTTTAA
- the menA gene encoding 1,4-dihydroxy-2-naphthoate octaprenyltransferase — MTHWIKAARLRTLPLSLSGIIMGAFIAKWRLYGEGGTWDWKIFALALLVTLLYQILSNYANDYGDGVKGTDAKRINEAEARAVASGKITAKQMKNAVILFAALSFIATIALLYVAFIPDYMNEFYIFIGLGVASILAAIGYTVGKKPYGYMGLGDIFVFIFFGLVSVCGSYFLFTKTFSWDMLLPGTAVGMMSMAVLNLNNMRDIESDRLSGKNSFALKIGFKNAMIYEMVLLQLPLLLILTFLGINGFMQEQNYYVFIVMILLFPLSKLRRKILSVKEPKELDQYLKQVGIMTFVMAILTAAGLNLFH; from the coding sequence ATGACACATTGGATAAAAGCCGCAAGGCTAAGGACTTTGCCGCTTTCTTTAAGCGGAATTATTATGGGAGCTTTCATTGCAAAATGGAGACTTTACGGAGAAGGCGGGACCTGGGACTGGAAGATTTTTGCCCTTGCCCTTTTGGTAACGCTTTTATACCAGATTTTATCAAATTATGCCAATGATTATGGTGATGGAGTAAAAGGAACCGACGCCAAAAGAATCAATGAAGCTGAAGCAAGAGCAGTAGCCTCAGGGAAAATTACGGCAAAACAGATGAAAAATGCAGTAATTCTTTTCGCAGCATTATCATTCATTGCAACCATTGCTTTGCTGTATGTAGCTTTCATTCCGGATTATATGAATGAATTCTATATCTTCATAGGATTGGGAGTAGCAAGTATTCTGGCAGCCATCGGATATACAGTAGGTAAAAAGCCTTACGGATATATGGGGTTGGGAGATATCTTTGTGTTTATCTTCTTTGGATTGGTTTCTGTGTGCGGAAGTTATTTTCTCTTTACAAAAACTTTCAGCTGGGACATGCTATTGCCGGGAACAGCTGTTGGAATGATGAGTATGGCGGTTCTTAACCTGAATAATATGAGAGATATTGAAAGCGACAGATTATCAGGAAAAAACAGCTTTGCTTTGAAAATAGGATTCAAAAATGCCATGATTTATGAAATGGTACTGTTACAGCTTCCATTGTTGCTTATTCTTACATTTTTAGGAATAAATGGATTCATGCAGGAACAGAACTACTATGTCTTCATTGTAATGATCCTGTTATTCCCATTATCAAAACTGAGAAGAAAGATTTTGTCGGTAAAAGAGCCGAAAGAATTAGATCAATATTTAAAGCAGGTAGGGATCATGACTTTTGTAATGGCAATCCTTACAGCAGCCGGACTTAATTTATTTCACTAA
- a CDS encoding GIN domain-containing protein, with translation MKKVVYTLMLAALVSCGKVSPKGNIEKKDVDVPEFVNLDLEGKFRVFYARGSKNFVEIETYPNVANNLDVDVEDKTLFIKEKRGTKGVDFYNVTIYSKYNLEKVAVSDSVEMNISSEIKTDNFRLAMKNNASFMGSVNTRRAEVEMQNRSRANFLGLTKDAAIKISDTASLIAPYWKITNLNIDSKNGNYAEVNVKDSLKGHIQNTAKFVYYNDPIRAFKIDKTTKVENKKLD, from the coding sequence ATGAAAAAAGTTGTATACACATTAATGCTGGCGGCACTGGTTTCCTGCGGAAAAGTTTCTCCAAAAGGAAATATTGAGAAGAAAGATGTGGATGTACCGGAATTCGTCAATCTTGATCTGGAAGGAAAGTTCCGTGTATTTTATGCCAGAGGGTCTAAAAATTTTGTGGAAATAGAAACCTACCCGAATGTAGCGAACAATCTGGATGTGGATGTAGAAGACAAAACGCTTTTCATTAAAGAAAAAAGAGGGACAAAGGGAGTCGATTTTTATAATGTAACAATCTATTCAAAATATAATCTTGAAAAAGTAGCGGTTTCAGACTCTGTGGAAATGAATATTTCAAGCGAGATTAAGACCGACAATTTCAGGCTTGCTATGAAGAATAATGCCAGCTTTATGGGATCTGTAAATACCAGAAGGGCAGAAGTGGAAATGCAGAACAGAAGCCGTGCTAATTTTTTAGGATTAACAAAAGACGCGGCTATAAAAATCTCAGATACAGCGAGTTTAATTGCTCCTTACTGGAAGATTACCAATCTGAATATCGATTCTAAAAACGGAAATTATGCAGAAGTAAATGTAAAAGATTCTTTAAAAGGACATATTCAGAACACGGCAAAATTTGTCTATTATAACGATCCGATCAGGGCATTTAAAATTGATAAAACGACGAAAGTCGAAAACAAAAAACTGGATTAA
- a CDS encoding 1,4-dihydroxy-2-naphthoyl-CoA synthase, which produces MIEWKTAKEYEDITYKKCNGVARIAFNRPEVRNAFRPKTTSELYDAFYDAYEDPSIGVVLLSGEGPSPKDGGWAFCSGGDQKARGHQGYVGEDGRHRLNILEVQRLIRFMPKVVIAVVPGWAVGGGHSLHVVCDLTLASEEHAIFKQTDADVTSFDGGYGSAYLAKMVGQKKAREIFFLGRNYSAQEAFEMGMVNKVVPHAELEDTAYEWAQEILAKSPTSIRMLKFAMNLTDDGMVGQQVFAGEATRLAYMTEEAKEGRNAFLEKRKPNFGEDQWIS; this is translated from the coding sequence ATGATCGAGTGGAAAACCGCCAAGGAATACGAAGATATTACCTATAAAAAATGTAACGGAGTAGCAAGAATTGCTTTCAACAGACCTGAGGTGCGTAATGCTTTCAGACCTAAAACAACTTCGGAATTATACGATGCTTTTTATGATGCCTATGAAGATCCTTCAATAGGAGTTGTATTGCTTTCAGGAGAAGGACCAAGTCCTAAAGACGGAGGATGGGCATTTTGTAGCGGAGGAGATCAGAAAGCCAGAGGACACCAGGGATATGTAGGAGAAGACGGAAGACACCGTTTGAATATCCTTGAAGTTCAGCGTCTGATCCGTTTTATGCCAAAGGTTGTTATTGCAGTGGTTCCGGGATGGGCAGTTGGTGGAGGACACTCGCTTCATGTTGTATGTGATCTGACTTTGGCAAGTGAAGAGCATGCTATTTTCAAACAAACAGATGCTGATGTTACAAGTTTTGATGGTGGATATGGTTCCGCTTATCTTGCTAAAATGGTTGGACAGAAAAAAGCCCGTGAGATTTTCTTTTTAGGTAGAAATTATTCCGCTCAGGAAGCTTTCGAAATGGGAATGGTGAACAAAGTAGTTCCTCATGCAGAATTAGAAGATACAGCTTACGAATGGGCTCAGGAAATATTGGCAAAATCTCCAACTTCTATCAGAATGCTGAAATTTGCCATGAACCTTACAGATGACGGTATGGTAGGGCAGCAGGTGTTTGCCGGAGAAGCTACCCGTCTGGCCTATATGACAGAAGAAGCTAAAGAAGGAAGAAATGCATTCCTTGAAAAAAGAAAGCCTAACTTCGGAGAAGATCAATGGATATCATAA
- a CDS encoding SRPBCC family protein, translating to MSSNAYVEAQMLIRKPVEDVFEAFINPEVTTNFWFTKSTGRLEEGKTVIWEWEMYGVKNVVNVHQIIPNQLIRTEWGEPSTNVDYEFRIMEKGTLVIIKSYGFSQTGEDLLKVINDNTGGFTTVLDGCKAYLEHRIKLNLIEDKFPSK from the coding sequence ATGAGTTCTAATGCATATGTTGAAGCCCAAATGCTCATCCGAAAGCCGGTTGAAGATGTTTTTGAAGCATTTATCAATCCGGAAGTGACCACTAATTTCTGGTTTACAAAATCTACCGGAAGATTAGAAGAAGGGAAAACGGTGATCTGGGAATGGGAAATGTACGGCGTAAAAAACGTTGTAAACGTTCATCAGATTATTCCTAACCAGCTGATCAGAACAGAATGGGGAGAACCTTCGACAAATGTAGATTATGAATTCAGAATTATGGAAAAAGGAACTCTTGTTATCATTAAAAGCTATGGGTTCAGCCAGACAGGTGAAGACCTGCTGAAAGTGATTAATGACAATACAGGAGGTTTTACAACAGTATTAGACGGTTGTAAAGCTTATCTGGAGCATAGAATAAAACTTAATCTGATTGAGGATAAGTTCCCATCGAAATAA
- a CDS encoding pyridoxal phosphate-dependent aminotransferase, whose product MKVSKLAANLIGSEIVKIGNEVNDLKAKGAEIANLTIGDLNSNIYPIPALLKEEIQKAYQNNLTNYPPANGLLSLRKEVSKDLKQRWNLDYSPEDILITAGSRPLIYAVYKTIVDEGDKVVYPTPSWNNNHYAYLTSANAVEVKTRPETNFLPTADDLRPHLEGAVLLALCSPLNPTGTMFTKEQLSEICELVIAENNKRGADEKPLYLMYDQIYSCLTFGAQHVDPVSLFPEMKDYTIYIDGISKCLAATGVRVGWGFGPSHILDKMKALLTHVGAWAPKPEQEATAKFYENPENVNTFVNDFKAKLEESLKVLHNGVQDLKAKGLSVDSIEPMGALYLTIKLDYIGKTKPDGTVIGNSSDLVFYLINEAGVALVPFSAFGEEKSEPWFRASVGGLAVDEIKVMLPKLENALNNLK is encoded by the coding sequence GTGAAAGTTTCAAAATTAGCAGCGAACCTGATCGGTTCTGAAATTGTAAAAATTGGTAACGAAGTAAATGACTTAAAAGCAAAGGGAGCGGAAATTGCCAATCTTACTATTGGTGATCTGAATTCTAATATCTATCCTATTCCGGCATTGCTGAAGGAAGAGATTCAGAAAGCTTATCAGAATAATCTGACGAACTATCCTCCTGCAAACGGACTTTTATCTTTAAGAAAAGAAGTTTCCAAAGACCTTAAACAAAGATGGAACCTGGATTATTCTCCTGAAGATATTTTAATTACTGCAGGATCAAGACCTTTGATCTATGCTGTATACAAAACCATCGTTGATGAAGGAGATAAAGTAGTGTATCCTACACCGTCATGGAACAACAATCACTACGCTTACCTTACTTCGGCCAATGCTGTAGAAGTAAAAACAAGACCTGAAACCAATTTCCTTCCGACTGCTGATGACCTGAGACCTCACCTGGAAGGAGCTGTTTTATTAGCACTTTGCTCACCATTGAACCCTACCGGAACAATGTTTACAAAAGAACAGCTTTCAGAAATCTGCGAACTGGTAATCGCTGAAAACAACAAAAGAGGAGCCGATGAAAAACCGTTATACTTAATGTATGACCAGATCTATTCTTGCCTTACTTTTGGAGCACAGCATGTAGATCCTGTTTCTCTTTTCCCTGAAATGAAAGACTACACCATCTACATTGACGGTATTTCAAAATGCCTTGCAGCAACCGGAGTTCGTGTAGGATGGGGATTTGGTCCTTCTCATATTCTTGATAAAATGAAAGCGCTTCTTACGCACGTTGGAGCATGGGCACCAAAACCTGAGCAGGAAGCAACCGCTAAATTTTATGAAAATCCGGAGAACGTGAATACTTTCGTTAATGATTTTAAAGCTAAGCTTGAAGAAAGTTTAAAAGTTCTTCATAACGGAGTTCAGGATTTGAAAGCAAAAGGTCTTTCTGTAGACAGTATCGAGCCTATGGGAGCACTTTATCTTACCATTAAGCTTGATTATATCGGAAAAACAAAACCTGATGGAACTGTTATCGGAAACTCTTCAGACCTTGTATTCTACTTAATTAATGAAGCAGGTGTTGCTTTAGTGCCTTTCTCTGCTTTCGGGGAAGAAAAATCAGAACCTTGGTTCCGTGCTTCTGTAGGAGGATTGGCGGTAGATGAGATCAAAGTAATGCTTCCGAAACTGGAAAATGCTTTGAACAATTTAAAGTAA
- a CDS encoding metal-dependent hydrolase, with product MKIQFLGQNCFLFTYKDKTILSDPFYNYKKAESGFDIAAQKIDYILLTHAHGDHIADVAEVLQHYPEATIIGVPEVCGYFQQAKNKDDVNLGGSAKIDDLKISMVPAHHTSSFPDGSYGGVPVGYIFRLPEGKNIYLAGDTGVMADMELFPRLYGNLDLSILPIGSHYTMCPRKASFAAAELLKTPKVIGCHFDTFPAIEINHESALKHFADKNVELVLPKLGETFEF from the coding sequence ATGAAAATACAATTCTTAGGGCAAAATTGTTTCCTGTTCACATACAAGGACAAAACAATTCTGAGCGACCCTTTTTACAACTACAAAAAAGCAGAATCAGGTTTTGACATTGCTGCTCAAAAAATCGACTACATTCTGCTGACTCATGCACACGGCGATCATATCGCTGATGTAGCGGAAGTGTTGCAGCATTATCCGGAAGCTACCATCATTGGAGTTCCTGAAGTATGCGGTTACTTCCAGCAGGCAAAAAATAAAGATGATGTGAACTTAGGAGGATCGGCAAAAATCGACGATCTTAAAATTTCCATGGTTCCGGCTCATCATACAAGTTCTTTCCCGGATGGAAGCTATGGAGGCGTTCCTGTAGGGTATATCTTCAGATTGCCTGAAGGTAAGAATATCTATTTGGCCGGTGATACAGGAGTAATGGCGGATATGGAGCTGTTTCCAAGATTATATGGAAACCTTGATCTTTCTATCCTTCCCATCGGAAGCCACTACACAATGTGCCCGAGAAAAGCGTCTTTTGCAGCAGCAGAGCTTTTAAAGACACCAAAAGTAATCGGATGTCACTTTGATACTTTCCCTGCTATTGAAATCAATCATGAAAGTGCATTAAAGCATTTTGCAGATAAAAATGTAGAACTGGTTTTACCAAAATTAGGAGAGACGTTCGAATTTTAA